Proteins from a genomic interval of Treponema succinifaciens DSM 2489:
- a CDS encoding TIGR01440 family protein: protein MNQNENKTTTAESLSEISAQLEKIITELLDSHPQKKGSVFVIGCSTSEVTGGSIGKNSSEETGKIIFETANRVLSSKGIFLACQCCEHLNRALVVERECAEKFGLEEVCVVPWIHGGGSFATAAYYGFKEPVVVEHVKATAGLDIGSTLIGMHIKEVAVPVHPEQKFIGKAYITAAYSRPKLIGGERARYTAER, encoded by the coding sequence ATGAATCAGAACGAAAATAAAACGACAACGGCGGAATCCCTTTCTGAAATTTCCGCTCAGCTTGAAAAGATAATTACAGAACTGCTCGATTCGCATCCGCAGAAAAAAGGCTCGGTTTTTGTAATCGGCTGCTCGACGAGCGAAGTTACCGGCGGCTCAATCGGAAAAAATTCCAGCGAGGAAACAGGAAAAATAATTTTTGAGACAGCGAACCGGGTTCTTTCTTCAAAAGGAATTTTTCTTGCCTGCCAGTGCTGCGAGCACTTGAACCGCGCGCTTGTTGTTGAGCGTGAGTGCGCCGAAAAATTCGGTCTTGAAGAAGTTTGCGTTGTGCCGTGGATTCACGGAGGAGGCTCGTTTGCGACGGCGGCATACTACGGCTTTAAGGAGCCTGTTGTGGTTGAGCACGTAAAGGCTACAGCAGGACTTGACATCGGAAGCACGCTGATTGGAATGCATATAAAAGAAGTCGCAGTTCCTGTCCACCCGGAACAGAAATTTATTGGAAAAGCTTACATTACGGCGGCATACTCAAGACCAAAACTGATTGGCGGAGAGCGGGCAAGATACACGGCAGAAAGATAA